One window of the Carnobacterium maltaromaticum DSM 20342 genome contains the following:
- a CDS encoding QueT transporter family protein — translation MNKFEKNQSAKWSAASLTKMALVTALYVTVTLVFSVISFGAIQFRLAEMFNYLAVFNKRYIIAVTLGVMLANLASPLGMIDVIVGGLSTFCVLVLVYFVTRKIKNQFVKLAVTALICSFSMFTIAAQLTLLLGIPFWFSWLTIGLGEFVSMTIGGVLIHWISKKIDLTK, via the coding sequence ATGAATAAATTTGAGAAAAACCAATCTGCAAAATGGTCTGCAGCATCCTTAACGAAGATGGCTTTAGTAACAGCTTTGTATGTAACCGTCACTTTAGTTTTTTCGGTGATTAGCTTTGGCGCTATTCAATTTAGATTAGCTGAAATGTTTAATTATTTAGCTGTATTTAATAAGCGTTATATTATCGCTGTCACATTAGGTGTTATGTTAGCCAATTTAGCGTCACCACTGGGGATGATTGATGTCATTGTGGGGGGCCTATCGACTTTTTGTGTCTTAGTATTGGTTTATTTTGTGACCCGAAAAATAAAAAATCAGTTCGTTAAGTTAGCTGTGACAGCATTGATTTGTAGCTTTTCAATGTTTACAATTGCAGCTCAATTGACTCTATTATTAGGTATTCCATTTTGGTTCAGTTGGTTAACAATCGGATTAGGCGAATTCGTCTCAATGACGATTGGCGGAGTGTTGATTCATTGGATCAGTAAAAAAATAGATTTAACTAAATAA
- a CDS encoding 3-oxoacyl-ACP reductase — protein MIIDEFKEKVVFITGISSGIGLAQAEAFLKQGATVFGMDIVEPDVLTNAVFQNSIGQNFAYLTGDVAQQKDVKEAVKTALSTFGKIDILLNTAGILDNYTPTLETDEALWDRVLNTNLKGMYFVANAILPGMLEQKYGVIVNMASIAGLVAGGGGAAYTTAKHGIIGYTKQLDYDYAKHGIRCNAIAPGAIETPMNKADFAGTGEMAKWVAKETPAGRWAQPKEVADLTLFLASSLADYIHGTVLPIDGGWLEK, from the coding sequence ATGATCATTGATGAATTTAAGGAAAAAGTAGTGTTTATAACAGGGATTTCTTCTGGTATTGGATTGGCTCAGGCTGAGGCCTTTTTAAAGCAAGGTGCGACTGTTTTTGGAATGGATATTGTCGAACCGGATGTCTTAACTAATGCTGTATTCCAAAATAGTATAGGCCAGAATTTTGCCTATTTAACTGGAGACGTCGCTCAACAAAAAGATGTTAAAGAAGCTGTGAAAACGGCACTATCTACTTTTGGGAAAATTGATATTCTATTAAATACAGCTGGGATATTAGATAACTATACTCCAACTTTAGAAACGGATGAAGCTCTGTGGGATCGTGTCCTAAATACAAACTTAAAAGGAATGTATTTTGTCGCTAATGCAATTTTACCGGGGATGTTAGAGCAAAAGTATGGCGTAATTGTGAATATGGCTTCCATTGCGGGATTAGTTGCAGGAGGCGGCGGAGCGGCATACACCACAGCGAAACATGGTATTATTGGCTACACGAAACAGCTAGACTATGACTATGCTAAACATGGGATTCGCTGTAATGCAATTGCTCCAGGTGCAATCGAAACCCCCATGAACAAAGCTGATTTTGCAGGAACAGGTGAAATGGCAAAATGGGTGGCGAAGGAAACACCAGCTGGAAGATGGGCTCAACCTAAAGAAGTAGCAGATCTAACGCTGTTTTTAGCTAGCAGTTTGGCAGATTATATCCATGGTACAGTGCTACCTATTGATGGTGGCTGGTTAGAAAAATAA